In Crassostrea angulata isolate pt1a10 chromosome 6, ASM2561291v2, whole genome shotgun sequence, a genomic segment contains:
- the LOC128187822 gene encoding nucleolar protein dao-5-like isoform X4 produces the protein MAEQKRAHLNRSMEKSFEDLLTGLDDEFEPDIDDIFTNYDHLPEKVTDATFNAMAFQKPKSPTPTSSRQKEEVEEDEPSPGKVQMEEDLDIQLPRVAKNTDPGIQSESEDEEHEPSNGELEFVSSIQEGEEEGEGEVYDASKLILPSVGESSTDDTLLGNVELEEDEEEEEEDLEEDEEKEEIEEEKAESEDDSEGEDMEDQTQTKEEGKLRDQKDLTMFSGLDQDDSDPDIDKLVAECDFLPETVTDSTINAMVDRNRPLAKSYRQSQEEESDEQDEEETMETDSGPESSPPPEVKIRVQKEASLDFSVLEPDSNHLDVDIGKQKTNLRKKGSLAKRRKPTRSTVRSALLSGEETLFVDSTEPKVEKTSRKDDEDDVFGQRTSTSSVEGAPTSPPAKKPSKVMVPLPGFGGPVPALRKRSEEQHEAEMAVDEPKKKDFRSYGVKLPVPQLPRKSEFEDTPSKPVLRKVPRKDSAEKQETEVQYDVSSLKSVKKEARNSKADLESDVFFEKPALRQVARDDNKDRNSSSEMTFEKPALRNVSRPSLDKSNETDVKFEIPALKQVSRERGESNKSETDSDKTFSKPPLKSTPKPSEERSAPISPKTPEPKTFELPSLRPTPKASRSKPMDTQQDVGSFEKPSLRNVSRPLERKNSGEAGSFEKPALRNVGKPPLPEKRISIAEDDSEDKHKFDVPALRMVPRDQKPTETLRNISRGEKESDVEVNRRPSLKSTPRKDPIKAEEGKENPSWLKDMKLRKTRSQADDINNVGESREKPEWLQTATEKREKALESLNSKENKTKSSSENKVPWLSRDNLKKTSTPLQENNDNSHSNQDEVRKRLSSVDTNGDLDIPSRERTPSKKDDTRENYVPSWQRAKDNRHASNPNLNFVTPSSNSDEPPDWKKALAEKRKTRRDSDTPVKPAPGADSQEKGLPPWKKELAKKGMKPSVPVKTSADSKKVEPEWKQKAAEKRERIIKVYSEKDS, from the exons ATGGCAGAACAGAAAAGAGCTCATCTGAACAGG AGCATGGAAAAAAGCTTCGAGGATTTACTCACGGGGCTGGATGATGAGTTTGAGCCAGATATAGATGACATCTTCACAAACTATGATCATCTTCCTGAG AAAGTTACAGATGCCACATTTAATGCTATGGCTTTTCAAAAACCAAAAAGTCCTACCCCTACATCTTCACGGCAGAAGGAAGAGGTTGAAGAGGACGAACCAAGTCCTGGAAAAGTCCAAATGGAAGAAGACTTAGACATTCAGTTACCCAGGGTAGCAAAAAACACAGACCCTGGAATTCAGAGCGAGAGTGAAGATGAGGAGCATGAACCATCAAATGGGGAGTTGGAATTTGTCTCCTCCATTCAGGAGGGGGAGGAGGAGGGAGAAGGGGAGGTTTACGATGCCTCCAAGTTGATCTTGCCTTCTGTTGGGGAAAGCAGCACAGATGATACTCTGCTTGGAAATGTGGAGCTTGAAGAAGATGAAGAGGAAGAAGAGGAAGATCTAGAAGAAGATGAAGAGAAGGAAGAAATTGAGGAGGAAAAAGCAGAGAGTGAAGATGACAGTGAAGGAGAGGACATGGAAGACCAGACCCAAACAAAGGAAGAAGGAAAGTTGAGGGACCAGAAAGACCTGACAATGTTTTCAGGTCTGGACCAAGACGACTCGGATCCTGATATTGATAAGTTGGTAGCAGAGTGTGATTTCCTGCCTGAG ACTGTCACAGACTCCACTATCAATGCAATGGTGGATAGGAATCGACCTTTGGCCAAGTCTTACAGACAGAGTCAGGAAGAAGAGAGTGATGAACAGGATGAGGAGGAAACCATGGAAACAGACTCCGGCCCAGAAAGCAGCCCTCCACCG gaaGTAAAAATAAGAGTTCAAAAAGAGGCCAGTTTAGATTTCTCGGTTCTTGAG CCTGACAGCAACCATCTTGATGTGGATATTGGGAAGCAAAAGACCAATTTGAGAAAGAAGGGTTCTCTGGCCAAGAGGAGGAAACCCACTCGATCAACTGTCAGGAGCGCTCTTTTGTCAGGGGAGGAAACATTATTTGTAGATTCCACAG AACCAAAAGTGGAGAAGACTAGCAGGAAGGATGATGAGGATGATGTGTTTGGTCAGAGAACTTCAACTTCCTCTGTTGAAGGAGCTCCAACTTCACCCCCAGCCAAGAAACCCAGTAAAGTCATGGTGCCGCTACCAGGATTCGGGGGTCCTGTG CCTGCGCTTAGAAAGAGATCAGAGGAGCAGCATGAGGCAGAAATGGCAGTAGATGAACCAAAGAAGAAGGACTTCAGGAGTTATGGAGTTAAATTACCTGTGCCACAACTGCCAAGGAAAAGTGAATTTGAGGACACTCCAAGTAAACCTGTTTTGAGGAAAGTTCCCAGGAAAGACAGTGCTGAGAAGCAGGAGACGGAAGTACAGTATGATGTATCTTCTTTGAAATCAGTGAAAAAGGAAGCCAGAAATTCAAAAGCGGATTTGGAATCTGACGTGTTCTTTGAGAAGCCCGCTTTACGTCAAGTAGCTAGAGACGATAATAAGGATAGAAATTCTTCGAGTGAAATGACATTTGAAAAGCCTGCATTAAGAAATGTATCCAGACCAAGTCTGGACAAATCAAATGAAACGGACGTGAAGTTTGAGATTCCAGCCCTGAAACAAGTGTCCAGAGAGAGAGGAGAAAGCAATAAATCTGAGACAGATAGTGATAAAACATTTAGCAAACCACCTCTGAAATCAACACCCAAACCATCAGAGGAAAGGTCTGCACCAATTTCTCCTAAAACGCCAGAACCTAAAACATTCGAGCTGCCTAGTTTACGGCCAACCCCCAAAGCGAGCAGGAGCAAGCCAATGGATACTCAACAGGATGTGGGCTCATTCGAAAAACCGTCTCTGCGTAATGTGTCAAGACCACTGGAGAGGAAGAACTCGGGAGAAGCAGGATCATTTGAGAAGCCTGCCCTTAGAAATGTTGGCAAACCTCCACTGCCTGAGAAAAGGATTTCCATTGCTGAAGATGATAGCGAGGACAAACACAAATTTGATGTGCCTGCTCTTCGAATGGTACCAAGGGACCAAAAACCTACCGAAACTCTAAGGAACATTTCCCGAGGAGAAAAGGAGTCTGATGTAGAGGTTAATCGTAGACCCTCTCTGAAGTCTACACCTCGCAAAGATCCCATAAAGGCAGAAGAAGGTAAAGAAAATCCATCTTGGCTTAAAGACATGAAACTGAGGAAAACTAGGAGTCAAGCGGACGACATCAACAATGTGGGTGAAAGCAGGGAGAAACCAGAATGGCTTCAGACAGCCACTGAAAAGAGAGAAAAAGCTTTAGAATCCCTCAATTCTAAGG aaaataaaacaaaatctagCTCAGAAAACAAAGTGCCTTGGTTAAGCCGAGACAATCTCAAGAAAACTTCCACTCCCTTGCAAGAAAATAATGACAATTCACATTCCAATCAAGATGAAGTCAGAAAGAGACTCAGTTCTGTAGATACAAATGGTGACTTGGATATTCCTTCAAGGGAAAGAACTCCATCAAAGAAGG ATGATACAAGAGAGAATTATGTGCCAAGCTGGCAGCGGGCCAAGGACAATCGTCATGCATCTAATCCCAACCTAAACTTTGTGACTCCTTCCTCCAACTCGGATGAACCTCCAGACTGGAAAAAGGCACTGGCCGAGAAAAGGAAAACAAGACGAGACTCTGATACTCCG GTCAAACCGGCCCCTGGGGCGGACAGTCAGGAGAAAGGACTCCCTCCTTGGAAGAAGGAACTGGCCAAGAAAGGAATGAAGCCCTCAGTTCCTGTCAAAA cCTCAGCAGACTCGAAGAAAGTTGAACCCGAATGGAAACAAAAGGCCGCTGAGAAAAGAGAGAGAATAATAA AGGTGTACTCCGAGAAGGACTCTTGA